TTATTATCAGCCTCACCTAAATACCCTGCAGTGCAACTACGTCAATCTGATGAATTTCAATTAGAAGGCGTGGTCACTCGCTCAATTCGCTTACATCGCAGTAGTAAAGAGCTATTAGCATGTACGCCTTAGTCGATGCGGTGGCCTTTTATGCAAGCGCCGAAAAAGTGTTTGACCCAGCTATTCGTAGTAAACCGGTTGTGGTTCTTACTAACAACGATGGCTGTATTTGTGCCGTGTGCCCTATTGCACGAAAGTTGGCTATTCCAAAATTTCAGCCTTATTTTCAAGTAAAAAAAATACTCGAAGATAACCAAGTGGTGATCCGCTCATCTAACTATGAGCTGTATGCGGATTTAAGCGAACGGATGATGAACGTGATTGGCCGCTTTTGCGATAATCAGCACATATACTCTATTGATGAATCATTTTTAAACTTTACTGGTTTCAACAAGCTTATTCACGACTGGCATAGTTATGGCCATGATATTCGCCGTACCGTGTGGCGCGAAACAAAGCTGCCTGTTGGGGTTGGATTTGGCCCAACAGCCACCCTAGCCAAAGCCGCCAATCATGCAGCGAAAAAACTCCCCGGCTTTGATGGCGTTGCAGTGATTGATTCAGAACCTTCACGGGTAGCAATTTTAAAAGTCATGGATGTACAAGATGTTTGGGGCGTTGGTCGACGCTTAGCTAAAAAACTCAAAGCAATGAATATCAATACGGCCTTTGATTTAGCCGAACAAGAACCACGAAAAATAAAACGCCTTTTTAGTATTGTATTAGAGCGCACAGTGAACGAGTTACGCGGTAAAAGCTGTTTAGCGTGGGATGAAGTACGCCAAGACAAAAAAGAGATTTTTTCGACCCGCAGTTTTGGTGAGCGTATCACTGACGCCACAGCGTTAAAAACGGCACTGATCAATCATTGTGTCATTGTGGCAAGAAAACTACGTGCGCAAGGCTCACACACTCAGCGCTTATTAATGTTTGTGGCCAGCTCTCCTCACCAAGATGGCTATTATAAAAAGTCCTATATTTATGAGTTTAGTGTCGCCACCGCCGATAGTTGTGTGTTTGCCAATGCCATCAGCGAGGTATTTGATCATCTCTATAAACCTGGAGTGCGATTTTATAAATGTGGTGTAGGTGCCCTTGAGTTATCAAGCCAAATGTTTCAGCAGCCTGATTTATTTCAAGCGCCTATCGATAACCCTAAACTGATGA
The nucleotide sequence above comes from Pseudoalteromonas shioyasakiensis. Encoded proteins:
- a CDS encoding Y-family DNA polymerase, with protein sequence MYALVDAVAFYASAEKVFDPAIRSKPVVVLTNNDGCICAVCPIARKLAIPKFQPYFQVKKILEDNQVVIRSSNYELYADLSERMMNVIGRFCDNQHIYSIDESFLNFTGFNKLIHDWHSYGHDIRRTVWRETKLPVGVGFGPTATLAKAANHAAKKLPGFDGVAVIDSEPSRVAILKVMDVQDVWGVGRRLAKKLKAMNINTAFDLAEQEPRKIKRLFSIVLERTVNELRGKSCLAWDEVRQDKKEIFSTRSFGERITDATALKTALINHCVIVARKLRAQGSHTQRLLMFVASSPHQDGYYKKSYIYEFSVATADSCVFANAISEVFDHLYKPGVRFYKCGVGALELSSQMFQQPDLFQAPIDNPKLMKCLDNINSRYGVGTLAIASETPTTRWHMKRAYLSPHYTTRWHNLPKIHC